One Nodosilinea sp. FACHB-141 DNA segment encodes these proteins:
- the hpsL gene encoding hormogonium polysaccharide biosynthesis protein HpsL has translation MVDTPQPQAKAPRPRRRGKGKEDTADQVPPLSRKEERAKKRQAQKARKELIQYLAATLFVAGLIGVLLALLGEPKLALAAVVAIACLALSFKYPRQAIYGLIIYVPFSGTVTYALGGSGILQLAKDAIYIPALLGVIQFCRRTRQPLIIPPLIKVPLLVLLGLCSLTMLVVNGGQQLDAAGGEVPILIGVLGLKVLIGYVLIIPCIYYLLRDREDVYFLLRLQVVLILVCCGLGFIQYMMLRLGICQGTIGEGEDLFKASLESRCFVGGSLLYTPAQGQIRLPGTFNAPWQWGWFLISSGFFAFGTAFSDRSPLWRIVGLGSLAAVGVMAVVSGQRIALALVPVTIVGLLILTGQVANLKRFLPIGIGLALILSVFMAQNQAVVNERWASFQSRWSASPPHEFIVQQFEWAQKQQEGILGRGVGRATNAARIFGKTELVETYHPKLMYEIGPLGLLATLAVYLTLTVATFKAYRSIKDPNLRGYGASMWVFVLFISIFPYYYPLDVDPVNVYYWLAAGIVLKLPEIDQKERLQQRLEEASRRRKLTPREKKQLQKQETIVFE, from the coding sequence GTGGTAGATACTCCCCAGCCCCAAGCAAAAGCACCTCGGCCCCGACGGCGAGGCAAAGGCAAAGAGGATACTGCAGATCAAGTGCCTCCCCTCAGCCGCAAAGAAGAGCGGGCGAAGAAGCGCCAGGCCCAAAAGGCGCGCAAAGAATTAATTCAATACCTGGCGGCGACGCTGTTTGTAGCGGGGCTGATTGGGGTGCTGCTGGCGCTGCTGGGTGAACCTAAGCTAGCGCTGGCAGCGGTTGTGGCAATCGCTTGTCTCGCCCTTTCCTTTAAATATCCCCGCCAGGCAATCTATGGGCTGATCATCTACGTGCCCTTTAGCGGCACCGTCACCTACGCGCTTGGGGGCAGCGGCATTTTGCAGTTGGCTAAAGACGCCATCTACATTCCGGCACTCCTGGGCGTAATTCAGTTTTGCCGCCGTACTCGGCAGCCGCTGATTATTCCACCGCTGATCAAAGTGCCGCTGCTGGTGCTGCTGGGGTTGTGCAGCCTGACTATGCTGGTGGTCAACGGCGGACAGCAGCTTGATGCAGCCGGGGGCGAGGTGCCAATTTTGATTGGGGTGCTAGGCCTGAAGGTGCTAATCGGCTACGTGCTGATTATTCCGTGCATTTATTATTTGCTGCGCGATCGCGAAGACGTCTACTTCCTCCTGCGCCTGCAAGTGGTGCTGATTTTGGTCTGCTGCGGCCTCGGGTTCATTCAATACATGATGCTGCGACTGGGCATTTGTCAGGGTACCATCGGCGAGGGCGAAGACCTGTTCAAGGCATCCCTAGAGTCGCGCTGTTTCGTCGGCGGGTCGCTGTTGTATACCCCGGCGCAGGGGCAAATTCGTCTGCCCGGTACATTTAACGCCCCCTGGCAGTGGGGCTGGTTTTTGATTTCAAGCGGCTTCTTTGCTTTTGGCACGGCGTTTAGCGATCGCAGCCCCCTGTGGCGCATCGTAGGTCTGGGCTCATTGGCAGCGGTGGGGGTGATGGCGGTGGTCTCTGGTCAACGCATCGCCCTAGCCCTGGTACCGGTAACCATTGTTGGCCTGCTGATTCTTACGGGTCAGGTGGCCAACCTGAAGCGCTTTCTCCCCATCGGCATCGGTCTGGCGCTGATCTTGAGTGTGTTTATGGCCCAAAACCAGGCGGTGGTTAATGAACGGTGGGCGAGTTTTCAAAGCCGCTGGAGCGCCTCGCCGCCCCATGAGTTTATTGTGCAGCAGTTTGAGTGGGCGCAGAAACAGCAGGAGGGCATTTTGGGCCGAGGGGTGGGCCGCGCTACCAATGCTGCCCGCATCTTTGGCAAGACCGAGCTGGTCGAAACCTACCACCCCAAACTGATGTACGAAATCGGTCCCCTGGGGTTGCTGGCTACCCTGGCGGTATACCTCACCCTGACCGTCGCTACCTTCAAGGCCTATCGGTCGATCAAAGACCCCAACCTGCGAGGCTATGGTGCTTCAATGTGGGTGTTTGTGCTGTTTATCAGCATCTTTCCCTACTACTACCCACTGGATGTGGATCCGGTAAACGTGTATTACTGGCTGGCGGCGGGTATTGTGCTCAAGCTGCCCGAAATTGACCAAAAAGAGCGGTTGCAGCAGCGTCTAGAAGAGGCCAGTCGCCGCCGCAAGCTCACCCCTCGCGAGAAAAAGCAGCTTCAGAAACAGGAAACGATCGTGTTTGAGTAG